A genome region from Archaeoglobus fulgidus DSM 4304 includes the following:
- a CDS encoding TIGR00289 family protein produces the protein MKVAALISGGKDSILALHKVAEKHEVISLVGIFPENEDSYMFHSVNLHMLDVVAESLGLPLKKLYVSGEEEKEVDELAGQIGEVDADALCIGGIESNYQKKRFEKVCREVGMKLIAPLWKANPEKLMYEVAEKFEAIIVSVSAMGLDESFLGRRIDKECIEDLKRLNEKYSVHLAGEGGEFETLVLDAPLYRFRIKVDSIRKFWDGVRGYCLIERYSKISKT, from the coding sequence ATGAAGGTAGCGGCACTGATTTCAGGAGGAAAGGACTCAATTCTAGCGCTGCACAAGGTTGCGGAAAAGCACGAGGTTATCTCTCTGGTGGGAATTTTTCCAGAGAATGAGGATTCTTACATGTTCCACTCCGTGAACCTCCACATGCTTGATGTTGTTGCCGAGTCTCTGGGTTTGCCGCTGAAGAAGCTCTACGTCTCCGGCGAGGAAGAGAAAGAAGTGGATGAGCTTGCAGGGCAGATTGGGGAAGTTGACGCTGACGCGCTGTGTATTGGCGGAATAGAGTCGAATTATCAGAAAAAGAGATTTGAAAAGGTTTGCAGGGAGGTGGGAATGAAGCTGATCGCCCCTCTGTGGAAAGCGAACCCCGAAAAGCTGATGTATGAGGTTGCTGAAAAATTTGAGGCGATAATTGTCAGCGTTTCGGCAATGGGGCTTGATGAAAGCTTTCTGGGAAGAAGGATTGATAAGGAATGCATTGAAGACCTTAAAAGGCTAAACGAGAAGTACAGCGTGCATTTGGCTGGAGAAGGGGGAGAATTTGAGACGCTCGTCCTCGACGCCCCGCTTTACAGGTTTAGGATAAAAGTTGACAGCATTAGAAAGTTCTGGGACGGGGTGAGGGGTTACTGTTTAATTGAACGATATTCAAAAATTTCGAAAACCTGA
- the sat gene encoding sulfate adenylyltransferase: MPLIKTPPPHGGKLVERVVKKRDIAEKMIAGCPTYELKPTTLPDGTPIRHVYREIMSVCYGFFSPVEGSMVQNELERVLNERRLLSEWIFPYPILFDISEEDYKALDVKEGDRLLLMLKGQPFATLDIEEVYKIDPVDVATRTFGTPEKNPEVVREPFDDKHPGYVIYKMHNPIILAGKYTIVNEPKFKEPYDRFWFPPSKCREVIKNEKKWRTVIAHQTRNVPHVGHEMLMKCAAYTGDIEPCHGILVNAIIGAKRRGDYPDEAILEGHEAVNKYGYIKPERHMVTFTLWDMRYGNPIESLLHGVIRQNMGCTHHMFGRDHAAVGEYYDMYATQILWSQGIPSFGFEAPPNEVDYGLKIIPQNMAEFWYCPICQEIAYSENCGHTDAKQKFSGSFLRGMVAEGVFPPRVVMRPEVYKQIVKWWKVYNYPFVNRKYLELKNKELEIDLPAMEVPKA, translated from the coding sequence ATGCCTTTAATTAAAACACCGCCACCGCACGGCGGAAAACTTGTTGAGAGAGTTGTTAAAAAGAGAGACATTGCTGAAAAAATGATTGCTGGATGCCCAACTTATGAACTGAAGCCCACAACGCTGCCCGATGGTACACCAATTCGCCACGTTTACAGAGAGATAATGTCCGTCTGTTACGGCTTTTTCAGCCCCGTTGAGGGATCGATGGTGCAGAACGAGCTTGAGAGAGTTCTTAACGAGAGGAGATTGCTGAGCGAATGGATTTTCCCCTATCCGATTCTCTTCGACATCAGCGAGGAGGACTACAAGGCTCTCGACGTCAAAGAGGGAGACAGGCTCTTGCTCATGCTTAAAGGTCAGCCCTTTGCAACTCTCGACATCGAGGAAGTTTACAAGATTGACCCCGTAGATGTTGCAACCCGCACCTTTGGCACTCCGGAAAAGAACCCTGAAGTTGTGAGAGAGCCATTTGACGACAAGCATCCGGGATACGTGATTTACAAGATGCACAATCCAATCATTCTTGCAGGAAAGTACACGATTGTGAACGAGCCCAAGTTCAAGGAGCCCTACGACAGGTTCTGGTTCCCACCGTCAAAATGCAGAGAAGTAATTAAGAACGAGAAGAAGTGGAGAACGGTCATTGCCCACCAGACGAGAAACGTCCCCCACGTGGGGCATGAGATGCTGATGAAGTGTGCTGCTTACACCGGCGACATCGAGCCGTGCCACGGAATTCTCGTAAACGCCATCATTGGAGCAAAGAGGAGAGGTGACTATCCGGATGAGGCAATCCTTGAGGGGCATGAGGCTGTAAACAAGTACGGCTACATCAAGCCTGAGAGGCACATGGTCACCTTCACGCTCTGGGACATGAGGTACGGCAACCCGATTGAGTCGCTGCTGCACGGAGTTATCAGGCAGAATATGGGATGTACGCACCACATGTTCGGCAGAGACCACGCTGCGGTTGGAGAGTACTACGACATGTACGCGACGCAGATACTCTGGAGCCAGGGCATTCCGAGCTTCGGCTTCGAAGCTCCGCCCAATGAGGTGGACTACGGCCTGAAGATTATCCCACAGAACATGGCTGAGTTCTGGTACTGCCCAATCTGCCAGGAAATCGCCTACAGCGAAAACTGTGGCCACACCGATGCGAAGCAGAAGTTCAGCGGAAGCTTCCTGAGAGGAATGGTTGCCGAGGGAGTCTTCCCGCCGAGAGTTGTCATGAGGCCTGAGGTTTACAAGCAAATCGTAAAGTGGTGGAAAGTGTACAACTACCCCTTCGTCAACAGAAAGTACCTCGAACTCAAGAACAAGGAGCTTGAGATCGACCTCCCGGCGATGGAGGTTCCCAAGGCGTGA
- a CDS encoding DUF6955 family protein codes for MPHYISVFLDDERYEKIKGTPLEEKITYLFGGQLKSLIVEVPEEKSEQILKAFDKARIDSRGYIEDVPVAFRRALFEEIAKAKSLDVIDKVLERLDELVEAAKKEDEYIPPPDIE; via the coding sequence ATGCCGCACTACATTTCCGTTTTCCTGGATGATGAGAGGTACGAGAAAATCAAGGGAACACCGCTTGAGGAGAAAATCACGTACCTCTTTGGTGGCCAGCTTAAATCTCTGATCGTAGAGGTGCCGGAAGAGAAATCAGAGCAGATTCTCAAGGCCTTTGACAAGGCAAGAATTGACTCAAGGGGCTACATCGAAGATGTACCAGTAGCTTTCAGAAGAGCACTGTTCGAGGAAATTGCAAAGGCAAAGTCTTTGGATGTCATAGACAAGGTCCTTGAAAGGCTGGATGAGCTGGTGGAGGCAGCAAAGAAGGAGGATGAGTACATACCTCCACCAGATATAGAGTAA
- the aprB gene encoding adenylyl-sulfate reductase subunit beta codes for MPSFVNPEKCDGCKALERTACEYICPNDLMTLDKEKMKAYNREPDMCWECYSCVKMCPQGAIDVRGYVDYSPLGGACVPMRGTSDIMWTVKYRNGKVLRFKFAIRTTPWGSIQPFEGFPEPTEEALKSELLAGEPEIIGTSEFPQVKKKA; via the coding sequence ATGCCATCGTTTGTAAACCCGGAAAAGTGTGACGGATGTAAGGCGTTGGAGAGAACGGCGTGTGAGTACATCTGCCCCAACGACTTGATGACACTCGATAAAGAGAAGATGAAAGCGTACAACAGAGAGCCGGACATGTGCTGGGAGTGCTACAGCTGTGTTAAGATGTGCCCGCAGGGCGCAATTGACGTGAGAGGCTACGTGGACTACTCCCCGCTTGGCGGAGCCTGTGTGCCAATGAGAGGAACCTCAGACATCATGTGGACGGTCAAGTACAGAAACGGAAAGGTTCTGAGGTTCAAGTTCGCCATCAGAACAACCCCGTGGGGCTCAATTCAGCCCTTCGAGGGATTCCCTGAGCCGACCGAGGAGGCATTGAAGAGCGAACTGCTTGCTGGAGAACCCGAGATTATTGGAACGAGCGAGTTCCCGCAGGTAAAGAAGAAGGCTTAA
- the aprA gene encoding adenylyl-sulfate reductase subunit alpha produces MVYYPKKYELYKADEVPTEVVETDILIIGGGFSGCGAAYEAAYWAKLGGLKVTLVEKAAVERSGAVAQGLSAINTYIDLTGRSERQNTLEDYVRYVTLDMMGLAREDLVADYARHVDGTVHLFEKWGLPIWKTPDGKYVREGQWQIMIHGESYKPIIAEAAKMAVGEENIYERVFIFELLKDKNDPNAVAGAVGFSVREPKFYVFKAKAVILATGGATLLFRPRSTGEAAGRTWYAIFDTGSGYYMGLKAGAMLTQFEHRFIPFRFKDGYGPVGAWFLFFKCKAKNAYGEEYIKTRAAELEKYKPYGAAQPIPTPLRNHQVMLEIMDGNQPIYMHTEEALAELAGGDKKKLKHIYEEAFEDFLDMTVSQALLWACQNIDPQEQPSEAAPAEPYIMGSHSGEAGFWVCGPEDLMPEEYAKLFPLKYNRMTTVKGLFAIGDCAGANPHKFSSGSFTEGRIAAKAAVRFILEQKPNPEIDDAVVEELKKKAYAPMERFMQYKDLSTADDVNPEYILPWQGLVRLQKIMDEYAAGIATIYKTNEKMLQRALELLAFLKEDLEKLAARDLHELMRAWELVHRVWTAEAHVRHMLFRKETRWPGYYYRTDYPELNDEEWKCFVCSKYDAEKDEWTFEKVPYVQVIEWSF; encoded by the coding sequence ATGGTATATTATCCGAAAAAGTATGAGTTGTATAAGGCAGATGAAGTGCCGACAGAGGTTGTGGAGACGGACATCTTGATTATCGGAGGAGGTTTCTCCGGCTGTGGTGCAGCGTACGAGGCTGCCTACTGGGCAAAGCTTGGCGGTTTGAAGGTTACGCTTGTTGAGAAAGCAGCAGTTGAGAGAAGCGGAGCTGTTGCCCAGGGTCTTTCAGCCATTAACACATACATCGACCTTACCGGCAGGTCCGAGAGGCAGAACACCCTTGAGGATTACGTCAGATACGTCACCCTCGACATGATGGGATTGGCGAGAGAGGACCTTGTTGCTGACTACGCAAGGCATGTTGACGGAACGGTCCACCTCTTCGAGAAGTGGGGACTGCCCATCTGGAAGACTCCCGATGGGAAGTACGTCAGAGAGGGACAGTGGCAGATAATGATTCACGGTGAGAGCTACAAGCCAATCATCGCAGAAGCTGCGAAGATGGCAGTCGGTGAGGAGAACATCTACGAGAGAGTTTTCATCTTCGAGCTTCTGAAGGACAAGAACGACCCCAACGCTGTGGCCGGAGCCGTCGGTTTCAGCGTTAGAGAGCCCAAGTTCTACGTGTTCAAGGCGAAAGCCGTCATTCTGGCAACCGGAGGTGCAACACTGCTCTTCAGGCCGAGAAGCACTGGCGAAGCAGCAGGAAGGACATGGTATGCAATCTTCGACACTGGCAGCGGTTACTACATGGGCTTGAAGGCCGGAGCGATGCTCACGCAGTTTGAACACCGCTTCATACCCTTCAGGTTCAAGGACGGTTACGGCCCAGTTGGAGCATGGTTCCTGTTCTTCAAGTGTAAGGCCAAGAACGCGTATGGAGAGGAGTACATCAAGACAAGGGCTGCAGAGCTTGAGAAGTACAAGCCCTACGGTGCAGCCCAGCCAATCCCGACACCGCTGAGAAACCACCAGGTCATGCTCGAAATCATGGACGGCAACCAGCCAATCTACATGCACACTGAGGAGGCTCTCGCTGAGCTGGCTGGAGGAGACAAGAAGAAGCTGAAGCACATCTACGAGGAGGCTTTCGAGGACTTCCTCGACATGACAGTCAGCCAGGCTCTGCTGTGGGCCTGCCAGAACATCGACCCGCAGGAGCAGCCGTCTGAAGCTGCACCGGCTGAGCCCTACATCATGGGTTCACACAGCGGTGAGGCAGGTTTCTGGGTATGCGGTCCTGAGGATCTGATGCCGGAGGAGTACGCAAAGCTCTTCCCGCTGAAGTACAACAGGATGACCACAGTCAAGGGACTCTTCGCCATCGGTGACTGTGCTGGTGCCAACCCGCACAAGTTCTCCAGCGGTTCGTTCACTGAGGGCAGGATTGCAGCGAAGGCCGCAGTGAGGTTCATCCTCGAGCAGAAGCCCAACCCAGAAATTGACGATGCGGTCGTTGAGGAACTCAAGAAGAAGGCCTACGCACCGATGGAGAGGTTCATGCAGTACAAGGACCTCTCAACTGCCGATGACGTCAACCCAGAGTACATCCTGCCGTGGCAGGGTCTTGTCAGGCTGCAGAAGATCATGGACGAGTATGCTGCTGGAATTGCAACAATCTACAAGACCAACGAGAAGATGCTGCAGAGAGCTCTTGAGCTGCTCGCCTTCCTGAAGGAGGACCTCGAGAAGCTCGCTGCAAGAGACCTCCACGAGCTGATGAGAGCATGGGAGCTTGTCCACAGAGTCTGGACTGCTGAGGCACACGTCAGGCACATGCTCTTCAGAAAGGAAACCAGATGGCCCGGATACTACTACAGAACCGACTACCCAGAGCTCAACGACGAGGAGTGGAAGTGCTTCGTCTGCAGCAAGTACGACGCTGAGAAGGACGAGTGGACCTTCGAGAAAGTGCCGTACGTGCAGGTCATCGAGTGGAGCTTCTAA
- a CDS encoding phenylacetate--CoA ligase family protein, whose protein sequence is MYWNPAIERLNAKELEEIQERKLKALVSTVYQYSPFYRQRFREAGVTPDDIKSLNDLPKLPFTKKQDLRDTYPFGMFCVPLSQVVRFHASSGTTGKPTVVGYTANDIRNWVESLCRALVSCGVSSDDIMQIAYGYGLFTGGLGFHYAAERLGATVLPISAGNTARQIELMKDLGSTVMACTPSYMIYLAEYASQMGVDIAEDTNLRAGIFGAEPWSEETRKRIEDKTGITAYDVYGTSELSGPLFTECTERQGLHIWADMFLIEIIDPKTGEQVGEGEKGELVVTTLTKEALPLIRWRTGDITYMETDKCACGRTHPRIMRILGRADDMLIIRGVNVFPSQIEHVLMQIPEVGEHYMIIVDRREDGLDELTVQVELSDKAEIDTTGDILKLEKKIADKLKSVLNVWAKVEVVNPGTLQRFEGKAKRVIDRRKI, encoded by the coding sequence ATGTACTGGAACCCTGCCATTGAGAGGCTAAATGCCAAGGAGCTTGAGGAGATACAGGAGCGCAAGCTCAAGGCCTTGGTAAGCACAGTCTATCAGTATTCCCCCTTCTATCGCCAGAGGTTCAGGGAGGCTGGAGTAACACCTGACGACATCAAAAGTCTGAACGATTTGCCCAAGCTGCCCTTCACGAAGAAGCAGGATTTGAGGGACACCTATCCCTTCGGAATGTTCTGCGTTCCGCTATCTCAGGTTGTGAGATTTCACGCTTCAAGCGGAACAACTGGCAAGCCAACGGTTGTGGGGTACACTGCCAACGACATTCGCAACTGGGTTGAGAGCCTTTGCAGGGCTCTTGTTAGCTGCGGTGTGAGCAGCGACGACATAATGCAGATTGCCTACGGTTATGGGCTCTTCACAGGCGGTTTGGGCTTTCACTACGCTGCGGAAAGGCTTGGTGCTACTGTTTTGCCAATCTCAGCCGGAAACACTGCAAGGCAGATTGAGCTGATGAAGGATTTGGGCAGCACGGTTATGGCGTGCACGCCCTCTTACATGATTTACCTCGCTGAGTATGCGTCGCAGATGGGTGTTGACATCGCCGAGGACACGAATCTGAGGGCTGGGATTTTTGGAGCGGAGCCGTGGAGTGAGGAGACGAGAAAGAGGATTGAGGATAAGACCGGAATTACCGCATACGATGTTTACGGCACATCAGAGCTAAGTGGCCCCCTGTTCACGGAATGCACTGAGAGGCAGGGGCTGCACATCTGGGCTGACATGTTCCTGATAGAGATAATCGACCCCAAGACAGGGGAGCAGGTTGGTGAGGGAGAGAAGGGAGAGCTTGTTGTTACAACGCTAACGAAGGAGGCTTTACCGCTGATAAGGTGGAGGACTGGGGACATAACCTACATGGAGACCGACAAGTGCGCTTGCGGGAGAACTCATCCGAGGATAATGCGCATCCTTGGAAGAGCGGACGACATGCTGATTATAAGAGGTGTCAACGTCTTCCCGAGCCAGATTGAGCACGTCCTTATGCAGATTCCGGAAGTGGGGGAGCACTACATGATAATCGTTGACCGCCGCGAGGATGGGCTGGACGAGCTTACGGTGCAGGTTGAGCTGAGTGACAAGGCGGAGATAGACACCACTGGAGACATTCTGAAACTGGAGAAGAAAATTGCGGACAAGCTGAAGAGCGTTCTTAACGTCTGGGCAAAGGTTGAGGTTGTCAACCCAGGAACGCTGCAGAGGTTCGAGGGAAAGGCTAAAAGAGTAATTGATAGAAGAAAGATATAA
- a CDS encoding ACT domain-containing protein: MVKQISVFVENKPGRLAAVTEVLMKHNINIRAFTIADAGDFGIIRMVVDKTDEAYQALKEAGFTVRLTNVLAVEVEDKPGALHRIAKALGDAGVNIDYVYAFTSEKHKALIIFRVDDREKAKEVLEKLGVLFKGEIN, translated from the coding sequence ATGGTAAAGCAGATTTCCGTATTTGTTGAAAACAAGCCCGGAAGGCTTGCTGCGGTTACGGAGGTGCTTATGAAGCACAACATAAACATAAGAGCCTTCACCATCGCGGATGCGGGGGACTTCGGAATAATCAGGATGGTTGTTGACAAAACCGACGAGGCGTATCAGGCCCTTAAGGAGGCCGGATTCACCGTCAGGCTGACGAACGTCCTCGCTGTGGAGGTCGAGGATAAGCCGGGAGCGCTGCACAGAATTGCCAAAGCGCTTGGTGACGCGGGTGTGAACATAGACTACGTTTACGCCTTCACGAGTGAGAAGCACAAGGCGTTGATAATATTCCGCGTTGACGATAGGGAGAAGGCAAAGGAAGTCCTCGAAAAACTGGGAGTTCTTTTCAAAGGAGAAATAAACTGA
- a CDS encoding potassium channel family protein, translating into MSSTSTPFLKIGIFLSLVVLAGTVGYHFVEGWDWFDSLYMTVITITTTGYGEVKPMGPGGRVISMLLMFVGVGTFLYAVNVFMGLIVEGRIEKRWEKMIEKMEDHFILCGYGLMGREIIKELPKDKVVVIDSDIGKVSAAREDGYVAVHGDATDDFTLEKAGIGKAKALICCMSDASNAFAILTAKELNPRIKTVAILRSPDAEKKMRRVGVDILLSPYRDAAKKIISLLSEKAVAEFVETVISGAKSLNLEKVVADEYMDGKTLRELDLRRRTGCIVVAVVRRGDVILPEADTRLEKGDILYILCSGEAPLEL; encoded by the coding sequence ATGTCTTCAACCTCCACACCTTTTTTAAAGATAGGTATCTTTTTATCCCTCGTAGTTCTCGCAGGAACAGTCGGTTATCACTTCGTTGAAGGGTGGGACTGGTTCGACAGCCTCTACATGACTGTTATAACCATAACGACTACGGGTTACGGCGAGGTTAAACCAATGGGGCCGGGGGGAAGAGTAATTTCGATGTTGCTGATGTTCGTGGGAGTTGGGACATTTCTGTATGCCGTAAACGTGTTTATGGGGCTGATAGTTGAGGGCAGAATTGAGAAAAGGTGGGAGAAGATGATTGAAAAAATGGAGGACCACTTCATACTCTGCGGATACGGGCTAATGGGAAGGGAAATAATTAAAGAGCTTCCAAAGGACAAGGTAGTCGTTATCGACTCCGATATCGGTAAAGTATCGGCGGCGAGGGAGGATGGATACGTTGCTGTGCACGGTGATGCGACAGACGACTTTACGCTTGAAAAAGCTGGAATAGGAAAGGCTAAGGCGCTAATTTGCTGCATGAGCGATGCCAGTAATGCCTTTGCCATCTTAACTGCCAAGGAACTCAATCCGAGAATAAAGACTGTTGCAATCCTCAGAAGCCCGGATGCGGAGAAAAAGATGAGGAGAGTTGGTGTTGATATCCTTCTCTCCCCCTACCGGGATGCGGCAAAGAAGATTATCTCCCTGCTTTCAGAAAAAGCCGTTGCAGAATTTGTTGAGACTGTTATAAGCGGGGCGAAGTCGCTGAACCTTGAGAAGGTTGTTGCCGATGAGTATATGGATGGAAAAACTCTGAGAGAACTTGACTTGAGGAGAAGGACTGGATGCATTGTTGTTGCAGTGGTGAGGAGGGGTGATGTGATACTGCCGGAGGCTGACACCAGGCTTGAAAAGGGGGATATTCTGTACATCCTCTGCTCCGGTGAAGCACCTCTCGAGCTTTAA
- the egsA gene encoding sn-glycerol-1-phosphate dehydrogenase — MRFKTVDLPYHVYIGENVISKLPKVLRSLDANYFLLLTDEVVKNLVVVNLKETLKDFEYDMMLVESAKMEEARKIVLRGGFADYDAVVGVGGGKVLDVSKVVSSELNASMISVPTTASHDGIASPVASFKENGKPISISTNPPSAVIADLNIIKNCPIRLLRSGYGDLVSNISSVKDWQLARDLVGEDYNEVAASIAVMPAQLMVSKADELDLTLPPHLLMLLRGLIMSGVAIAFVGSSRPASGAEHKFSHALDYLGYGNGTHGEQVALGTIIMEYLHEKYYGRGDWEQIKMSLEKVHAPTTAKEIGLTREQVIEALMLATKLRKKRFTILEAVKPTKEEFELVVEKTGVA, encoded by the coding sequence ATGAGATTCAAGACGGTTGACCTTCCGTATCACGTGTACATTGGCGAAAACGTGATTTCAAAACTGCCGAAGGTTCTGAGAAGTTTGGATGCAAACTACTTTCTTCTCCTGACGGATGAAGTTGTGAAGAATCTTGTAGTTGTCAATCTCAAAGAAACACTAAAGGACTTCGAATACGACATGATGCTCGTTGAGTCGGCAAAGATGGAGGAGGCAAGGAAAATCGTGCTGAGAGGAGGCTTTGCAGACTATGATGCAGTTGTCGGTGTTGGTGGGGGGAAGGTTCTAGACGTTTCGAAAGTTGTTTCGTCAGAGCTTAACGCATCGATGATAAGCGTGCCCACCACAGCCTCTCACGACGGTATAGCTTCTCCGGTGGCGAGCTTCAAGGAGAACGGAAAGCCGATATCCATTTCAACCAACCCCCCGTCGGCGGTGATTGCCGACCTGAACATTATAAAGAACTGTCCCATCAGGCTGCTCAGGTCCGGCTACGGTGACCTCGTTTCAAACATCTCATCAGTGAAGGACTGGCAGCTTGCAAGAGACTTGGTTGGGGAGGATTACAATGAGGTTGCTGCATCTATTGCCGTGATGCCAGCGCAGCTAATGGTGAGCAAGGCCGATGAGCTTGATTTAACGCTCCCGCCCCACCTGCTGATGCTGCTGAGGGGACTGATTATGAGCGGCGTTGCTATAGCCTTCGTGGGCTCAAGCAGACCCGCAAGCGGAGCGGAACACAAGTTCAGCCACGCTCTCGATTATCTCGGCTACGGGAACGGCACTCATGGAGAGCAGGTTGCCCTCGGTACGATAATAATGGAGTACCTCCACGAAAAGTACTACGGGAGGGGTGACTGGGAGCAGATTAAGATGTCGCTTGAGAAGGTCCATGCCCCGACAACGGCAAAGGAAATCGGCCTGACAAGGGAGCAGGTGATAGAGGCATTGATGCTTGCGACGAAGCTCAGAAAAAAGAGGTTCACAATTCTCGAAGCTGTAAAACCCACAAAAGAAGAGTTTGAGCTCGTTGTGGAGAAGACAGGCGTGGCTTAA
- a CDS encoding thioredoxin family protein, whose product MKAIYALLAVVALALVAVSLFSQSDSMEGWYSYQEGKKLSEEQKKEMFVFIGTSECGVCKRFKEFFRSNQSAMEFIRKNYIPVYVDAMREKTPVRVTFVPVFCTGFDGNLSCFSTAFPEELMMLLEK is encoded by the coding sequence GTGAAGGCAATCTACGCTCTACTCGCAGTTGTTGCCCTTGCTCTGGTCGCAGTCTCCCTCTTCAGCCAAAGCGATTCAATGGAAGGTTGGTACAGCTACCAGGAGGGGAAAAAGCTTTCTGAAGAGCAAAAAAAGGAGATGTTCGTGTTCATAGGCACGTCCGAGTGCGGGGTATGCAAGAGATTTAAGGAGTTCTTCAGAAGCAACCAGTCTGCCATGGAATTCATCAGGAAAAACTACATCCCCGTCTATGTTGATGCGATGAGGGAAAAAACTCCCGTCAGGGTAACTTTCGTCCCCGTTTTCTGCACGGGGTTCGATGGTAACCTTTCCTGCTTCTCCACCGCCTTTCCGGAGGAGCTTATGATGCTGCTTGAGAAATAG
- the cobB1 gene encoding NAD-dependent protein deacylase Cob1, with amino-acid sequence MDEKLLKTIAESKYLVALTGAGVSAESGIPTFRGKDGLWNRYRPEELANPQAFAKDPEKVWKWYAWRMEKVFNAQPNKAHQAFAELERLGVLKCLITQNVDDLHERAGSRNVIHLHGSLRVVRCTSCNNSFEVESAPKIPPLPKCDKCGSLLRPGVVWFGEMLPPDVLDRAMREVERADVIIVAGTSAVVQPAASLPLIVKQRGGAIIEINPDETPLTPIADYSLRGKAGEVMDELVRHVRKALS; translated from the coding sequence ATGGACGAAAAACTGTTGAAAACTATAGCCGAGTCAAAATACCTCGTCGCGTTAACGGGAGCCGGAGTGTCGGCTGAGAGCGGAATACCGACCTTCCGCGGAAAGGATGGGTTGTGGAACAGGTATCGTCCCGAAGAGCTTGCCAACCCTCAGGCTTTTGCTAAGGACCCTGAAAAGGTCTGGAAGTGGTACGCTTGGAGGATGGAGAAGGTTTTCAACGCTCAACCGAACAAAGCGCACCAAGCCTTTGCGGAGCTTGAGCGATTGGGGGTTCTGAAATGCCTGATCACTCAAAACGTTGACGACCTGCACGAGAGGGCGGGAAGCAGAAACGTCATCCACCTCCACGGCAGCTTGAGGGTGGTGAGGTGCACATCCTGCAACAACTCCTTCGAGGTCGAATCTGCGCCGAAAATCCCTCCTCTGCCAAAATGCGATAAGTGCGGCTCCCTTTTGCGTCCAGGGGTGGTTTGGTTTGGGGAGATGCTCCCTCCCGATGTCCTGGATAGAGCGATGAGAGAAGTTGAAAGGGCGGATGTGATAATTGTAGCCGGCACCTCAGCGGTGGTTCAGCCGGCAGCATCGCTTCCGCTGATCGTTAAGCAAAGAGGAGGAGCTATCATCGAAATAAACCCGGACGAGACACCTTTGACACCGATTGCAGATTACAGCCTGAGAGGGAAGGCGGGGGAGGTCATGGATGAGCTGGTGAGGCACGTCAGGAAAGCTCTGTCTTGA